A single window of Aspergillus flavus chromosome 4, complete sequence DNA harbors:
- a CDS encoding putative MFS transporter: MASLFPQPTEAAYSTSSNTTPSPVQYTPVSDRSEDESGPLNRPPPGSLKVQTQFSADEDDRDDGYDSYDDPEEKPDTGFPKYTAIEEKQIVKKFDRRLVPFLALLYLLSFLDRSNIGNAKIAGMTDDLKLSSSQYEWLLTAFYITYILFEWMTLMYRLVPPHIYISLCVCGWGLVACFQSLATSFGSLILLRALLGITEAAFGPGVPFYLSLFYKREELAFRNGLFISAAPLASSFASSLAWVIVKMSSNGPIAPWRTLFLVEGFPSVIVAVFAWILIPDSPGSAWFLGPRQRMVAELRMEERKPDHHEPRRGKFNWKEVRITLADPKSYITAFMFFSCNVAFSSMPVFLPTIIKDMGYSSVTSQALSAPPFLFAFIIVLLTAYLSDRNRKRSPYLITHALLSSASYLIIALTGHFHAHLPAAAHTTIRYLCVYPATAGFFSAITLIMTWTMDNRVAKEGKGASIAIMNVIGQCGPLLGTRLYPSVDGPWYVRGMATCSFFMVVVAILAFVLRVMLLRACRKVEAEGDEIEMHGGEESEVLMGGRSIGRRVEEKFTYII; the protein is encoded by the exons ATGGCCTCCTTGTTTCCTCAGCCGACCGAGGCCGCGTATTCCACGTCCAGTAACACAACGCCCTCACCCGTTCAATATACGCCTGTATCCGACAGGTCTGAGGATGAATCAGGGCCCCTAAACCGTCCCCCTCCGGGCTCATTGAAAGTGCAAACGCAATTTAgtgctgatgaagatgatcgtGACGATGGGTACGACTCATACGACGATCCCGAGGAGAAGCCCGATACTGGCTTTCCGAAGTATACGGCAATAGAAGAGAAGCAGATCGTGAAGAAATTCGATCGCCGACTAGTTCCATTCTTAGCGCTACTCTATTTACTCTCCTTTTTGGATCGATCTA ATATTGGAAATGCCAAGATTGCTGGCATGACAGATGATCTTAAGCTTTCGTCTTCGCAATATGAATGGCTTCTTACAGCATTTTACATCACTTATATCCTCTTCGAATGGATGACTCTCATGTATCGTCTTGTCCCGCCGCATATCTACATTTCTCTCTGCGTATGCGGATGGGGCCTCGTCGCATGTTTCCAATCTCTAGCAACTTCATTCGGAAGCCTTATCCTCCTGCGCGCCCTTCTTGGGATTACAGAAGCGGCGTTTGGCCCGGGCGTCCCATTCTACCTATCGCTCTTCTACAAACGCGAAGAGCTCGCATTTCGAAACGGACTGTTCATTTCAGCGGCACCCCTGGCTTCGTCGTTTGCAAGTAGCCTCGCTTGGGTGATTGTCAAAATGAGCAGTAACGGCCCAATCGCCCCGTGGCGCACTCTGTTTCTAGTGGAAGGGTTCCCAAGCGTGATCGTCGCAGTATTCGCCTGGATCCTGATACCAGATTCACCCGGCAGCGCCTGGTTTCTCGGACCTCGACAGAGAATGGTAGCCGAGCTGCGaatggaagagagaaagccAGATCACCACGAGCCACGTCGAGGGAAGTTCAATTGGAAGGAGGTCAGAATTACGCTAGCCGATCCCAAGTCCTACATTACAGCC TTCATGTTCTTCAGCTGCAACGTAGCATTCAGCTCCATGCCTGTCTTCCTCCCTACCATCATAAAAGA CATGGGCTACTCCTCCGTAACTTCACAAGCCCTCTCCGCCCCACCTTTCCTCTTCGCCTTCATCATAGTCCTCCTAACAGCCTACCTCTCCGACCGCAACCGCAAAAGAAGCCCTTACCTCATCACGCACGCTCTCCTCTCTTCAGCATCCTACCTCATCATCGCCCTAACAGGTCATTTCCATGCTCACCTCCCCGCAGCAGCACACACTACTATTCGATACCTCTGCGTCTACCCCGCAACAgcgggcttcttctccgccatcaCCCTAATCATGACCTGGACTATGGACAACCGCGTCGCCAAAGAGGGTAAAGGCGCGAGTATCGCCATCATGAATGTGATTGGTCAGTGTGGACCGCTCCTCGGGACGAGGTTGTACCCCAGTGTTGATGGGCCGTGGTATGTCCGTGGGATGGCGACTTGTTCGTTCTTCATGGTTGTTGTTGCGATTTTGGCGTTCGTGTTGAGGGTTATGCTGCTGAGGGCGTGTCGCAAGGTTGAGGCAGAGGGAGATGAGATTGAAATGCACGGTGGGGAGGAGAGCGAGGTGCTTATGGGTGGAAGGAGTATTGGACGTCGTGTGGAGGAGAAATTTACGTATATCATCTAG
- a CDS encoding Spc98 family-domain-containing protein, with the protein MLHEILLSLSGQPSPLFEAHAEEDTVSEDAFPLLSPPEKALLASLARLSRLHAKLRAHTALISSSHSSVICRAASTAISTQHLGDFQRKVLEVEKSILVEDSGYVGGYGIVPLSTIVGEFSPWTRRLEWLWEVARFILPNHKKANNQSCTGAALIDYLRAESQTGYIDIGEMALHLISAAETAWMRQLSTWLLYGNLPVLGKDDFFIQEDSIAESNRTPAVAQFVLRTDLQPKFVSPDAASSILFIGKTLNLIRAKRSGSRTGPPAGLSTTPVTLHGEHIEHFATLKSPISTAKLSNSINSIRLSLSQSTLSKLLPLPKILEILAVLHDFLLLRRGEFASALVSHADARLLERHRRPGNLASKGKFAEGLQGLSIKEGDVANALSQALAELYSLQNEEDPVDDELDLARSLLQLSMNDKRKGHSVAATPSAGGSDHLANISDIPFDDLLFPSPTVLSAQVHPPLDLFLSASDVLIYSKIHSYLLGIRRAQLHLGDLWKHTFLRKIHPSPLGPPRSNSQFGQNKLRAGRQRDNIRTRQMRPVWATCSASLFVLSEVGSFFQGEVINGSWQHFRGWIGGAPASSTNSRPGTSSSSKSKPSYNSMVSEEMSEAGLDRSIQSPRTRHDPETLTVAHRRYLFTMVQALFLTDRPFTKALRFLLTSVDHFIALVVRLESIQRNMDLETDEGVVDSLVDYAGEEKEVWQSLSAARGEVETGIKVLVARLKDIDDSRSGEGRTMFDMSKNPRENWSMYQQNGTGTEANLGHYVPRKAAGVDRLLMKLDFGNANGSIGPAAFVSGGYGNAGY; encoded by the coding sequence ATGCTCCACGAaatccttctctccctctccggCCAACCGTCACCACTTTTCGAAGCCCatgccgaagaagatacAGTCTCTGAGGATGCGTTTCCTCTCCTGTCGCCTCCGGAAAAAGCCCTCCTCGCCTCCCTTGCCCGTCTGAGTCGACTCCATGCTAAACTACGAGCTCATACGGccttgatctcttcctcacacTCTTCTGTCATATGTCGAGCTGCTTCAACTGCGATTAGTACACAGCATCTTGGGGATTTTCAACGAAAGGTACTCGAAGTGGAAAAATCAATTTTGGTGGAGGATAGCGGGTATGTTGGTGGGTACGGAATTGTGCCATTGTCCACGATAGTTGGCGAATTCTCTCCTTGGACCCGACGGCTCGAATGGCTTTGGGAGGTCGCCCGATTTATTCTTCCTAATCACAAGAAAGCCAACAACCAGAGTTGCACGGGCGCAGCACTGATCGATTACCTTCGGGCGGAATCGCAAACCGGATATATAGACATTGGGGAGATGGCGCTGCACCTGATCAGCGCCGCTGAAACAGCTTGGATGAGGCAACTGTCAACGTGGCTGCTATATGGGAATCTTCCTGTGCTAGGCAAGGACGACTTTTTCATTCAAGAGGATAGCATAGCCGAGAGCAACCGTACCCCGGCTGTGGCACAATTTGTTCTACGAACAGACTTGCAACCCAAATTTGTCTCCCCCGACGCAGCTTcatctatactatttattgGGAAAACATTGAACCTTATCAGGGCAAAGCGCAGTGGCTCTAGAACAGGTCCTCCAGCAGGTCTTTCAACTACACCTGTCACTCTACACGGAGAGCATATCGAGCACTTTGCTACACTGAAATCACCCATATCGACCGCCAAACTATCCAATAGCATAAACTCCATTCGGTTATCATTGTCGCAAAGCACACTCTCTAAACTGCTACCGCTCCCTAAGATCCTCGAGATTCTGGCTGTCCTCCATGATTTCTTGTTGCTGAGACGCGGCGAGTTTGCGTCGGCGCTTGTATCGCATGCCGATGCTCGTTTACTCGAAAGACATCGACGACCGGGAAATTTGGCTTCCAAAGGCAAATTTGCCGAGGGCCTCCAAGGACTTTCCATCAAGGAGGGAGATGTTGCGAATGCTTTGTCACAAGCGTTAGCTGAGCTGTATTCTTTGCAAAACGAGGAAGATCCCGTAGATGATGAGCTTGATCTTGCGAGAAGCCTTCTGCAGCTATCAATGAatgataaaagaaaaggccacTCAGTCGCGGCGACACCTTCAGCGGGTGGGTCTGACCATTTAGCGAACATCTCGGATATCCCTTTCGATGACCTCCTTTTCCCATCCCCAACAGTTCTCTCAGCACAAGTGCACCCACCTTTGGATCTATTCCTCTCAGCTTCTGACgttttaatatattcaaaAATTCACTCCTATCTTCTGGGTATTCGACGTGCGCAACTACACTTGGGGGACCTTTGGAAACACACATTTCTGCGAAAGATCCACCCATCCCCATTGGGTCCACCCAGGAGCAACTCCCAGTTTGGCCAGAACAAGCTCAGAGCGGGGAGGCAAAGAGACAACATCCGAACCCGTCAGATGAGACCTGTCTGGGCTACGTGCAGTGcttccctttttgttttgtcaGAGGTAGGCAGCTTTTTTCAAGGAGAGGTTATCAATGGCTCTTGGCAACACTTCCGGGGGTGGATTGGCGGTGCCCCAGCCTCGTCCACGAACTCCCGACCTGGAACTTCGTCGTCGTCAAAGAGCAAGCCCAGCTATAACAGCATGGTCTCTGAGGAAATGTCTGAAGCTGGCTTGGACCGATCCATTCAGTCACCAAGGACACGGCATGATCCTGAAACATTGACGGTCGCACATCGTCGGTACCTATTCACCATGGTTCAAGCACTCTTTTTGACCGACAGACCTTTCACAAAAGCCCTTCGATTCCTACTTACCAGTGTCGACCATTTCATCGCACTTGTGGTCCGTCTCGAAAGCATTCAGCGCAACATGGATTTAGAGACAGACGAAGGTGTCGTGGACTCCTTGGTCGATTACgccggagaagagaaggaagtaTGGCAATCACTTAGTGCAGCGCGAGGCGAAGTTGAGACTGGAATCAAGGTTCTTGTGGCACGGCTGAAAGACATCGACGATAGCCGGTCTGGGGAGGGACGAACCATGTTTGATATGTCAAAAAACCCACGTGAAAACTGGTCAATGTACCAGCAGAATGGCACAGGTACTGAGGCCAACTTGGGCCACTATGTGCCCAGAAAGGCGGCCGGAGTGGATCGACTGTTAATGAAGTTAGACTTCGGGAACGCAAATGGAAGCATTGGGCCCGCAGCGTTTGTATCAGGTGGATATGGCAACGCGGGATACTAG
- a CDS encoding dehydrogenase with different specificitie (short chain dehydrogenase/oxidoreductase, putative), producing the protein MRSALSQTLFQASRSWQPSTTLRPLTRLSYSTTTTTHGAHHIQTRMPPKESIKNGHRFKEFDLNDRVYAITGGGRGLGLAMAEALMEAGAKVYCLDRLENPHPDFMAAKEHSETNYGGSLEYYRIDVRDDAEVNNVFAEIAGQNKRLDGLIAAAGINHLQSALEHSQTAMNEVMQINYNGVFNSATAAARQMFNYQQKGSILLIASMSGLIANKGMTSPVYNSSKAAVIQLARSLAMEWGRHGIRVNSLCPGHIITPMVEQVFQQNPASRAVWEAENMLGRLAYPEEFRGAALFALSDASSFMTGSTMLIDGGHTAW; encoded by the exons ATGCGCTCTGCCCTATCCCAGACGCTGTTCCAAGCAAGCCGTTCATGGCAACCAAGCACAACCCTCCGGCCACTCACACGACTCTCATATTCcacaactactactacccaTGGAGCGCATCACATTCAAACGCGGATGCCTCCAAAGGAATCAATCAAGAACGGGCATCGTTTTAAGGAGTTCGACCTCAATGACCGCGTCTACGCCATCACCGGCGGTGGAAGAGGACTTGGTTTAGCCATGGCCGAAGCCCTAATGGAAGCCGGCGCCAAAG TCTACTGCCTCGACCGCCTCGAAAACCCCCACCCAGACTTCATGGCCGCAAAAGAGCACTCGGAAACCAACTACGGCGGCAGCCTGGAGTACTACCGAATCGACGTCCGCGATGATGCAGAAGTAAACAACGTGTTCGCCGAAATTGCCGGCCAGAACAAGCGTCTTGATGGTCTGATCGCCGCCGCCGGAATCAACCATCTCCAGAGCGCCCTCGAGCACTCCCAAACCGCCATGAACGAAGTCATGCAGATCAACTACAACGGAGTGTTCAACTCCGCCACCGCTGCCGCCCGCCAGATGTTCAACTACCAGCAGAAGGGCTCCATCCTGCTTATCGCGAGCATGAGCGGTCTCATCGCCAACAAGGGCATGACTTCCCCTGTCTACAACTCCTCCAAAGCGGCCGTCATTCAGCTGGCTCGCTCGCTCGCAATGGAATGGGGCCGCCACGGTATCCGTGTGAACAGTCTCTGCCCTGGTCACATTATCACCCCCATGGTCGAGCAGGTGTTTCAGCAGAACCCGGCCTCTCGGGCTGTCTGGGAGGCAGAGAACATGCTTGGGCGGTTGGCGTACCCTGAGGAATTCAGAGGTGCTGCCCTCTTCGCTCTCAGTGATGCTAGCAGCTTCATGACGGGCAGCACGATGCTCATTGATGGTGGCCACACCGCGTGGTAA